From Callithrix jacchus isolate 240 chromosome 15, calJac240_pri, whole genome shotgun sequence, one genomic window encodes:
- the GRIP2 gene encoding glutamate receptor-interacting protein 2 isoform X25, with protein MLCGLSRETPGEADDGPYSKGGKDTGGADVSLACRRQSIPEEFRGITVVELIKKEGSTLGLTISGGTDKDGKPRVSNLRPGGLAARSDLLNVGDYIRSVNGIHLTRLRHDEIITLLKNVGERVVLEVEYELPPPAPENNPRIISKTVDVSLYKEGNSFGFVLRGGAHEDGHKSRPLVLTYVRPGGPADREGSLKVGDRLLSVDGIPLHGASHATALATLRQCSHEALFQVEYDVATPDTVANASGPLMVEIVKTPGSALGISLTTTSHRNKSVITIDRIKPASVVDRSGALHSGDHILSIDGTSTEHCSLLEATKLLASVSEKVRLEILPVPQSQRPLRPSEAALSSTPFSSPTLNHAFSCNNPSTLPRGSQPMSPRTTIGRRRQRRREHKSSLSLASSTVGPGGQIVHTETTEVVLCGDPLSGFGLQLQGGIFATETLSSPPLVCFIEPDSPAERCGLLQVGDRVLSINGIATEDGTMEEANQLLRDAALAHKVMLEVEFDVAESVIPSSGTFHVKLPKKRGVELGITISSASRKRGEPLIISDIKKGSVAHRTGTLEPGDKLLAIDNIRLDNCPMEDAVQILRQCEDLVKLKIRKDEDNSDELETTGAVSYTVELKRYGGPLGITISGTEEPFDPIVISGLTKRGLAERTGAIHVGDRILAINSVSLKGRPLSEAIHLLQVAGETVTLKIKKQLDRPLLPHKAGSHSETSDADEDPAEAQKGGMPAARFSSAVPSVDSAVESWDSSTSEGGFGGPGSYAPQTAARGVTPQEWRSGRLRGSPPPTDPRRTSYTPTPADESFPEEEEEDWEPPPSPAPGPAREEGFWRVFGEALEDLESCGQSEMLRELEASIMTGTVQRVALEGRPGHRPWQRGREVRASPAEMEELLLPTPLEMHKVTLHKDPMRNDFGFSVSDGLLEKGVYVHTVRPDGPAHRGGLRPLDRVLQVNHVRTRDFDCCLAVPLLAEAGDVLELVISRNMLAHSSRAPRAPGPSSPQML; from the exons ACGATGGGCCCTACTCCAAAGGAGGCAAGGACACAGGAGGGGCCGATGTTTCCCTGGCCTGCCGCAGACAGAGCATTCCAG AGGAGTTCCGAGGGATCACCGTGGTGGAGCTGATCAAGAAAGAAGGCAGCACGCTGGGCCTTACTATCTCAGGTGGCACCGACAAGGATGGGAAGCCCAGGGTCTCCAACCTGAGACCTGGGGGACTTGCGGCCAG GAGTGATCTGCTGAATGTCGGTGACTACATTCGGTCTGTGAATGGGATCCACCTGACCAGGCTCCGCCATGATGAGATCATCACCCTGCTCAAGAATGTGGGCGAGCGCGTGGTGCTGGAGGTGGAGTATGAGCTGCCCCCGCCCG CTCCTGAGAATAACCCAAGGATCATTTCAAAGACAGTGGACGTCTCCCTCTACAAGGAGGGCAATAGCTTTGGCTTTGTCCTTAGAG GAGGTGCCCATGAAGATGGGCACAAGTCCCGCCCACTTGTCCTGACCTACGTGCGGCCCGGTGGCCCTGCCGACAG GGAGGGCTCCCTGAAGGTGGGTGACAGGCTGCTCAGCGTTGATGGGATCCCACTGCATGGGGCCAGCCATGCCACCGCCCTGGCCACCCTGCGGCAGTGCAGCCACGAGGCACTTTTCCAGGTGGAGTATGATGTGGCCACCCCTG ACACGGTGGCCAATGCTTCAGGACCCTTGATGGTGGAAATAGTCAAGACGCCAGGGTCTGCCCTGGGAATCTCGCTTACCACCACCTCCCACCGGAACAAGTCGGTCATCACCATTGACCGCATCAAGCCAGCCAGTGTAGTGGACAG GAGCGGAGCCCTGCACTCTGGAGACCATATCCTGTCCATCGATGGCACCAGCACAGAACACTGCTCGTTACTTGAGGCCACCAAGCTCCTGGCCAGTGTGTCGGAGAAGGTGCGGCTGGAGATCCTGCCTGTGCCCCAGAGTCAGCGGCCACTGAGGCCCTCAGAGGCAG CCTTGTCTTCAACTCCCTTTTCCTCACCGACCTTGAACCATGCCTTTTCCTGCAACAACCCCAGCACCCTTCCTCGTGGATCCCAGCCCATGAGTCCCCGAACTACGATAGGGCGGAGGAGACAGCGAAGAAGGGAACACAAGAGCTCAT TGTCGCTGGCCTCCAGCACCGTGGGGCCAGGCGGGCAGATTGTGCACACAGAGACCACGGAGGTTGTGCTCTGCGGAGACCCCCTCAGCGGCTTCGGCCTCCAGCTCCAGGGCGGCATCTTCGCCACCGAGACCCTGTCCTCCCCACCCCTCGTGTGCTTCATCGAGCCTGACAGCCCGGCTGAGAG GTGTGGGCTGCTGCAGGTGGGGGACCGAGTCCTGTCCATCAACGGCATTGCCACTGAGGATGGGACTATGGAGGAAGCCAACCAGCTCCTGCGGGATGCCGCGCTGGCCCACAAGGTCATGTTAGAGGTGGAGTTTGATGTGGCGG AGTCTGTCATCCCGAGCAGTGGCACCTTCCACGTGAAACTGCCCAAGAAGCGTGGCGTGGAGCTGGGCATCACCATTAGCT CAGCCAGCAGGAAGCGAGGGGAGCCCCTGATCATCTCCGACATCAAGAAAGGCAGTGTGGCACACAG GACGGGAACCCTGGAGCCAGGCGACAAGCTGCTGGCCATCGACAATATCCGCCTGGACAATTGCCCCATGGAGGACGCCGTGCAAATCCTGCGGCAGTGCGAGGACCTGGTGAAGCTGAAGATCCGGAAGGATGAGGACAACTCTG ACGAGCTGGAGACCACAGGTGCTGTCAGCTACACAGTGGAGCTGAAGCGTTACGGGGGGCCCCTGGGCATCACCATTTCGGGCACGGAGGAACCTTTTGACCCCATTGTCATCTCAGGCCTCACCAAGCGTGGCCTGGCTGAGAG GACTGGTGCCATCCATGTGGGGGATCGCATTCTGGCCATCAACAGCGTTAGCCTCAAGGGCCGGCCACTAAGTGAGGCCATCCACCTCCTGCAGGTGGCTGGAGAGACCGTCACATTGAAGATCAAGAAGCAGCTAGACC GCCCCCTCCTACCCCACAAGGCGGGCAGCCACAGTGAGACCAGTGATGCTGATGAGGACCCAGCAGAGGCCCAGAAGGGCGGCATGCCAGCAGCCCGCTTCTCGTCAGCTGTGCCCAGTGTGGACAGTGCTGTGGAGTCTTGGGACAGCTCGACCAGCGAGGGTGGCTTTGGGGGCCCAG GGTCCTACGCGCCACAGACGGCAGCCCGGGGAGTGACCCCGCAGGAGTGGAGGTCCGGCCGGCTGAGGGGCAGTCCTCCACCCACCGATCCCCGGAGGACGAGCTATACTCCAACCCCCGCCGACGAGAGCTTccccgaggaggaggaggaggattggGAGCCGCCACCGAG CCCAGCCCCTGGCCCTGCCCGAGAGGAGGGCTTCTGGCGAGTGTTTGGAGAAGCTCTCGAAGACCTGGAGTCATGTGGTCAGTCAGAGATGCTGAGGGAACTGGAG GCATCCATCATGACAGGCACCGTGCAGAGGGTGGCCCTCGAGGGCAGGCCTGGCCACCGGCCTTGGCAGAGGGGCCGGGAGGTACGAGCCTCCCCTGCAGAGATGGAGGAACTGCTACTGCCGACACCCTTGGAGATGCACAAG GTGACCCTGCACAAGGACCCCATGAGGAATGACTTCGGTTTCAGCGTCTCGGATGGCCTCCTGGAGAAAGGTGTCTACGTCCACACTGTGCGCCCTGATGGGCCAGCCCACCGTGGGGGCCTCCGTCCCTTGGACAGGGTCCTTCAG
- the GRIP2 gene encoding glutamate receptor-interacting protein 2 isoform X8: protein MRGWRRNLALCLQRLPDEDDGPYSKGGKDTGGADVSLACRRQSIPEEFRGITVVELIKKEGSTLGLTISGGTDKDGKPRVSNLRPGGLAARSDLLNVGDYIRSVNGIHLTRLRHDEIITLLKNVGERVVLEVEYELPPPARGFQGWSKVVKWEELSGIQPWPEPTSRGLKPEFCCHLSPENNPRIISKTVDVSLYKEGNSFGFVLRGGAHEDGHKSRPLVLTYVRPGGPADREGSLKVGDRLLSVDGIPLHGASHATALATLRQCSHEALFQVEYDVATPDTVANASGPLMVEIVKTPGSALGISLTTTSHRNKSVITIDRIKPASVVDRSGALHSGDHILSIDGTSTEHCSLLEATKLLASVSEKVRLEILPVPQSQRPLRPSEAVKVQRSEQPHRWDPCVPSCHSPRPGHCRMPTWATPAGQDQSRSLSSTPFSSPTLNHAFSCNNPSTLPRGSQPMSPRTTIGRRRQRRREHKSSLSLASSTVGPGGQIVHTETTEVVLCGDPLSGFGLQLQGGIFATETLSSPPLVCFIEPDSPAERCGLLQVGDRVLSINGIATEDGTMEEANQLLRDAALAHKVMLEVEFDVAESVIPSSGTFHVKLPKKRGVELGITISSASRKRGEPLIISDIKKGSVAHRTGTLEPGDKLLAIDNIRLDNCPMEDAVQILRQCEDLVKLKIRKDEDNSDELETTGAVSYTVELKRYGGPLGITISGTEEPFDPIVISGLTKRGLAERTGAIHVGDRILAINSVSLKGRPLSEAIHLLQVAGETVTLKIKKQLDRPLLPHKAGSHSETSDADEDPAEAQKGGMPAARFSSAVPSVDSAVESWDSSTSEGGFGGPGSYAPQTAARGVTPQEWRSGRLRGSPPPTDPRRTSYTPTPADESFPEEEEEDWEPPPSPAPGPAREEGFWRVFGEALEDLESCGQSEMLRELEASIMTGTVQRVALEGRPGHRPWQRGREVRASPAEMEELLLPTPLEMHKVTLHKDPMRNDFGFSVSDGLLEKGVYVHTVRPDGPAHRGGLRPLDRVLQVNHVRTRDFDCCLAVPLLAEAGDVLELVISRNMLAHSSRAPRAPGPSSPQML from the exons ACGATGGGCCCTACTCCAAAGGAGGCAAGGACACAGGAGGGGCCGATGTTTCCCTGGCCTGCCGCAGACAGAGCATTCCAG AGGAGTTCCGAGGGATCACCGTGGTGGAGCTGATCAAGAAAGAAGGCAGCACGCTGGGCCTTACTATCTCAGGTGGCACCGACAAGGATGGGAAGCCCAGGGTCTCCAACCTGAGACCTGGGGGACTTGCGGCCAG GAGTGATCTGCTGAATGTCGGTGACTACATTCGGTCTGTGAATGGGATCCACCTGACCAGGCTCCGCCATGATGAGATCATCACCCTGCTCAAGAATGTGGGCGAGCGCGTGGTGCTGGAGGTGGAGTATGAGCTGCCCCCGCCCG CCCGGGGTTTTCAAGGTTGGTCTAAAGTGGTGAAGTGGGAGGAACTGTCTGGAATTCAACCCTGGCCCGAGCCTACCAGCCGTGGACTCAAGCCTGAGTTCTGCTGTCATCTCT CTCCTGAGAATAACCCAAGGATCATTTCAAAGACAGTGGACGTCTCCCTCTACAAGGAGGGCAATAGCTTTGGCTTTGTCCTTAGAG GAGGTGCCCATGAAGATGGGCACAAGTCCCGCCCACTTGTCCTGACCTACGTGCGGCCCGGTGGCCCTGCCGACAG GGAGGGCTCCCTGAAGGTGGGTGACAGGCTGCTCAGCGTTGATGGGATCCCACTGCATGGGGCCAGCCATGCCACCGCCCTGGCCACCCTGCGGCAGTGCAGCCACGAGGCACTTTTCCAGGTGGAGTATGATGTGGCCACCCCTG ACACGGTGGCCAATGCTTCAGGACCCTTGATGGTGGAAATAGTCAAGACGCCAGGGTCTGCCCTGGGAATCTCGCTTACCACCACCTCCCACCGGAACAAGTCGGTCATCACCATTGACCGCATCAAGCCAGCCAGTGTAGTGGACAG GAGCGGAGCCCTGCACTCTGGAGACCATATCCTGTCCATCGATGGCACCAGCACAGAACACTGCTCGTTACTTGAGGCCACCAAGCTCCTGGCCAGTGTGTCGGAGAAGGTGCGGCTGGAGATCCTGCCTGTGCCCCAGAGTCAGCGGCCACTGAGGCCCTCAGAGGCAG tgaaagtgcagaggagCGAGCAGCCGCACCGCTGGGACCCCTGCGTgccctcctgccacagcccccgGCCTGGGCACTGCAGGATGCCCACCTGGGCCACACCTGCTGGCCAGGACCAAAGTCGAT CCTTGTCTTCAACTCCCTTTTCCTCACCGACCTTGAACCATGCCTTTTCCTGCAACAACCCCAGCACCCTTCCTCGTGGATCCCAGCCCATGAGTCCCCGAACTACGATAGGGCGGAGGAGACAGCGAAGAAGGGAACACAAGAGCTCAT TGTCGCTGGCCTCCAGCACCGTGGGGCCAGGCGGGCAGATTGTGCACACAGAGACCACGGAGGTTGTGCTCTGCGGAGACCCCCTCAGCGGCTTCGGCCTCCAGCTCCAGGGCGGCATCTTCGCCACCGAGACCCTGTCCTCCCCACCCCTCGTGTGCTTCATCGAGCCTGACAGCCCGGCTGAGAG GTGTGGGCTGCTGCAGGTGGGGGACCGAGTCCTGTCCATCAACGGCATTGCCACTGAGGATGGGACTATGGAGGAAGCCAACCAGCTCCTGCGGGATGCCGCGCTGGCCCACAAGGTCATGTTAGAGGTGGAGTTTGATGTGGCGG AGTCTGTCATCCCGAGCAGTGGCACCTTCCACGTGAAACTGCCCAAGAAGCGTGGCGTGGAGCTGGGCATCACCATTAGCT CAGCCAGCAGGAAGCGAGGGGAGCCCCTGATCATCTCCGACATCAAGAAAGGCAGTGTGGCACACAG GACGGGAACCCTGGAGCCAGGCGACAAGCTGCTGGCCATCGACAATATCCGCCTGGACAATTGCCCCATGGAGGACGCCGTGCAAATCCTGCGGCAGTGCGAGGACCTGGTGAAGCTGAAGATCCGGAAGGATGAGGACAACTCTG ACGAGCTGGAGACCACAGGTGCTGTCAGCTACACAGTGGAGCTGAAGCGTTACGGGGGGCCCCTGGGCATCACCATTTCGGGCACGGAGGAACCTTTTGACCCCATTGTCATCTCAGGCCTCACCAAGCGTGGCCTGGCTGAGAG GACTGGTGCCATCCATGTGGGGGATCGCATTCTGGCCATCAACAGCGTTAGCCTCAAGGGCCGGCCACTAAGTGAGGCCATCCACCTCCTGCAGGTGGCTGGAGAGACCGTCACATTGAAGATCAAGAAGCAGCTAGACC GCCCCCTCCTACCCCACAAGGCGGGCAGCCACAGTGAGACCAGTGATGCTGATGAGGACCCAGCAGAGGCCCAGAAGGGCGGCATGCCAGCAGCCCGCTTCTCGTCAGCTGTGCCCAGTGTGGACAGTGCTGTGGAGTCTTGGGACAGCTCGACCAGCGAGGGTGGCTTTGGGGGCCCAG GGTCCTACGCGCCACAGACGGCAGCCCGGGGAGTGACCCCGCAGGAGTGGAGGTCCGGCCGGCTGAGGGGCAGTCCTCCACCCACCGATCCCCGGAGGACGAGCTATACTCCAACCCCCGCCGACGAGAGCTTccccgaggaggaggaggaggattggGAGCCGCCACCGAG CCCAGCCCCTGGCCCTGCCCGAGAGGAGGGCTTCTGGCGAGTGTTTGGAGAAGCTCTCGAAGACCTGGAGTCATGTGGTCAGTCAGAGATGCTGAGGGAACTGGAG GCATCCATCATGACAGGCACCGTGCAGAGGGTGGCCCTCGAGGGCAGGCCTGGCCACCGGCCTTGGCAGAGGGGCCGGGAGGTACGAGCCTCCCCTGCAGAGATGGAGGAACTGCTACTGCCGACACCCTTGGAGATGCACAAG GTGACCCTGCACAAGGACCCCATGAGGAATGACTTCGGTTTCAGCGTCTCGGATGGCCTCCTGGAGAAAGGTGTCTACGTCCACACTGTGCGCCCTGATGGGCCAGCCCACCGTGGGGGCCTCCGTCCCTTGGACAGGGTCCTTCAG
- the GRIP2 gene encoding glutamate receptor-interacting protein 2 isoform X16, whose translation MRGWRRNLALCLQRLPDEDDGPYSKGGKDTGGADVSLACRRQSIPEEFRGITVVELIKKEGSTLGLTISGGTDKDGKPRVSNLRPGGLAARSDLLNVGDYIRSVNGIHLTRLRHDEIITLLKNVGERVVLEVEYELPPPAPENNPRIISKTVDVSLYKEGNSFGFVLRGGAHEDGHKSRPLVLTYVRPGGPADREGSLKVGDRLLSVDGIPLHGASHATALATLRQCSHEALFQVEYDVATPDTVANASGPLMVEIVKTPGSALGISLTTTSHRNKSVITIDRIKPASVVDRSGALHSGDHILSIDGTSTEHCSLLEATKLLASVSEKVRLEILPVPQSQRPLRPSEAVKVQRSEQPHRWDPCVPSCHSPRPGHCRMPTWATPAGQDQSRSLSSTPFSSPTLNHAFSCNNPSTLPRGSQPMSPRTTIGRRRQRRREHKSSLSLASSTVGPGGQIVHTETTEVVLCGDPLSGFGLQLQGGIFATETLSSPPLVCFIEPDSPAERCGLLQVGDRVLSINGIATEDGTMEEANQLLRDAALAHKVMLEVEFDVAESVIPSSGTFHVKLPKKRGVELGITISSASRKRGEPLIISDIKKGSVAHRTGTLEPGDKLLAIDNIRLDNCPMEDAVQILRQCEDLVKLKIRKDEDNSDELETTGAVSYTVELKRYGGPLGITISGTEEPFDPIVISGLTKRGLAERTGAIHVGDRILAINSVSLKGRPLSEAIHLLQVAGETVTLKIKKQLDRPLLPHKAGSHSETSDADEDPAEAQKGGMPAARFSSAVPSVDSAVESWDSSTSEGGFGGPGSYAPQTAARGVTPQEWRSGRLRGSPPPTDPRRTSYTPTPADESFPEEEEEDWEPPPSPAPGPAREEGFWRVFGEALEDLESCGQSEMLRELEASIMTGTVQRVALEGRPGHRPWQRGREVRASPAEMEELLLPTPLEMHKVTLHKDPMRNDFGFSVSDGLLEKGVYVHTVRPDGPAHRGGLRPLDRVLQVNHVRTRDFDCCLAVPLLAEAGDVLELVISRNMLAHSSRAPRAPGPSSPQML comes from the exons ACGATGGGCCCTACTCCAAAGGAGGCAAGGACACAGGAGGGGCCGATGTTTCCCTGGCCTGCCGCAGACAGAGCATTCCAG AGGAGTTCCGAGGGATCACCGTGGTGGAGCTGATCAAGAAAGAAGGCAGCACGCTGGGCCTTACTATCTCAGGTGGCACCGACAAGGATGGGAAGCCCAGGGTCTCCAACCTGAGACCTGGGGGACTTGCGGCCAG GAGTGATCTGCTGAATGTCGGTGACTACATTCGGTCTGTGAATGGGATCCACCTGACCAGGCTCCGCCATGATGAGATCATCACCCTGCTCAAGAATGTGGGCGAGCGCGTGGTGCTGGAGGTGGAGTATGAGCTGCCCCCGCCCG CTCCTGAGAATAACCCAAGGATCATTTCAAAGACAGTGGACGTCTCCCTCTACAAGGAGGGCAATAGCTTTGGCTTTGTCCTTAGAG GAGGTGCCCATGAAGATGGGCACAAGTCCCGCCCACTTGTCCTGACCTACGTGCGGCCCGGTGGCCCTGCCGACAG GGAGGGCTCCCTGAAGGTGGGTGACAGGCTGCTCAGCGTTGATGGGATCCCACTGCATGGGGCCAGCCATGCCACCGCCCTGGCCACCCTGCGGCAGTGCAGCCACGAGGCACTTTTCCAGGTGGAGTATGATGTGGCCACCCCTG ACACGGTGGCCAATGCTTCAGGACCCTTGATGGTGGAAATAGTCAAGACGCCAGGGTCTGCCCTGGGAATCTCGCTTACCACCACCTCCCACCGGAACAAGTCGGTCATCACCATTGACCGCATCAAGCCAGCCAGTGTAGTGGACAG GAGCGGAGCCCTGCACTCTGGAGACCATATCCTGTCCATCGATGGCACCAGCACAGAACACTGCTCGTTACTTGAGGCCACCAAGCTCCTGGCCAGTGTGTCGGAGAAGGTGCGGCTGGAGATCCTGCCTGTGCCCCAGAGTCAGCGGCCACTGAGGCCCTCAGAGGCAG tgaaagtgcagaggagCGAGCAGCCGCACCGCTGGGACCCCTGCGTgccctcctgccacagcccccgGCCTGGGCACTGCAGGATGCCCACCTGGGCCACACCTGCTGGCCAGGACCAAAGTCGAT CCTTGTCTTCAACTCCCTTTTCCTCACCGACCTTGAACCATGCCTTTTCCTGCAACAACCCCAGCACCCTTCCTCGTGGATCCCAGCCCATGAGTCCCCGAACTACGATAGGGCGGAGGAGACAGCGAAGAAGGGAACACAAGAGCTCAT TGTCGCTGGCCTCCAGCACCGTGGGGCCAGGCGGGCAGATTGTGCACACAGAGACCACGGAGGTTGTGCTCTGCGGAGACCCCCTCAGCGGCTTCGGCCTCCAGCTCCAGGGCGGCATCTTCGCCACCGAGACCCTGTCCTCCCCACCCCTCGTGTGCTTCATCGAGCCTGACAGCCCGGCTGAGAG GTGTGGGCTGCTGCAGGTGGGGGACCGAGTCCTGTCCATCAACGGCATTGCCACTGAGGATGGGACTATGGAGGAAGCCAACCAGCTCCTGCGGGATGCCGCGCTGGCCCACAAGGTCATGTTAGAGGTGGAGTTTGATGTGGCGG AGTCTGTCATCCCGAGCAGTGGCACCTTCCACGTGAAACTGCCCAAGAAGCGTGGCGTGGAGCTGGGCATCACCATTAGCT CAGCCAGCAGGAAGCGAGGGGAGCCCCTGATCATCTCCGACATCAAGAAAGGCAGTGTGGCACACAG GACGGGAACCCTGGAGCCAGGCGACAAGCTGCTGGCCATCGACAATATCCGCCTGGACAATTGCCCCATGGAGGACGCCGTGCAAATCCTGCGGCAGTGCGAGGACCTGGTGAAGCTGAAGATCCGGAAGGATGAGGACAACTCTG ACGAGCTGGAGACCACAGGTGCTGTCAGCTACACAGTGGAGCTGAAGCGTTACGGGGGGCCCCTGGGCATCACCATTTCGGGCACGGAGGAACCTTTTGACCCCATTGTCATCTCAGGCCTCACCAAGCGTGGCCTGGCTGAGAG GACTGGTGCCATCCATGTGGGGGATCGCATTCTGGCCATCAACAGCGTTAGCCTCAAGGGCCGGCCACTAAGTGAGGCCATCCACCTCCTGCAGGTGGCTGGAGAGACCGTCACATTGAAGATCAAGAAGCAGCTAGACC GCCCCCTCCTACCCCACAAGGCGGGCAGCCACAGTGAGACCAGTGATGCTGATGAGGACCCAGCAGAGGCCCAGAAGGGCGGCATGCCAGCAGCCCGCTTCTCGTCAGCTGTGCCCAGTGTGGACAGTGCTGTGGAGTCTTGGGACAGCTCGACCAGCGAGGGTGGCTTTGGGGGCCCAG GGTCCTACGCGCCACAGACGGCAGCCCGGGGAGTGACCCCGCAGGAGTGGAGGTCCGGCCGGCTGAGGGGCAGTCCTCCACCCACCGATCCCCGGAGGACGAGCTATACTCCAACCCCCGCCGACGAGAGCTTccccgaggaggaggaggaggattggGAGCCGCCACCGAG CCCAGCCCCTGGCCCTGCCCGAGAGGAGGGCTTCTGGCGAGTGTTTGGAGAAGCTCTCGAAGACCTGGAGTCATGTGGTCAGTCAGAGATGCTGAGGGAACTGGAG GCATCCATCATGACAGGCACCGTGCAGAGGGTGGCCCTCGAGGGCAGGCCTGGCCACCGGCCTTGGCAGAGGGGCCGGGAGGTACGAGCCTCCCCTGCAGAGATGGAGGAACTGCTACTGCCGACACCCTTGGAGATGCACAAG GTGACCCTGCACAAGGACCCCATGAGGAATGACTTCGGTTTCAGCGTCTCGGATGGCCTCCTGGAGAAAGGTGTCTACGTCCACACTGTGCGCCCTGATGGGCCAGCCCACCGTGGGGGCCTCCGTCCCTTGGACAGGGTCCTTCAG